One window of Verrucomicrobiia bacterium genomic DNA carries:
- a CDS encoding sodium:calcium antiporter, whose protein sequence is MLWLQFLACAALITYTGAKLSRYADKISEITGLGHTWIGVVLLASVTSLPELITGTTAVALHQLPDIAAGDVLGSCMINIAIIAALDFIYRKEPILASGDRAHILNAAFGIALLAVANISLLLGNRVPSIGWIGIYTPILLAGYLLAVRMLFRMESGRDSETESGDEAEATRRASRKRVYLGFSIHALMIIAAATWLPKVGERIAEQTGLEQSFVGTLFIAWSTSLPEFVVTFTALRHGAVHLALGNLFGSNTFNLAILAIEDIAYTKGPLLEAVSRSHSVSSNAAILMTAIAVVGLVTRSKSQKLGFGLASIMLFIVYASGTAISYMMGLGSAEESQ, encoded by the coding sequence ATGCTCTGGCTCCAGTTCCTCGCCTGCGCCGCACTGATCACCTATACCGGTGCGAAGCTCTCACGCTACGCCGACAAGATCTCTGAGATCACCGGGCTGGGCCACACGTGGATCGGTGTCGTGCTGCTGGCGTCTGTGACGTCGCTTCCAGAACTGATCACGGGCACGACCGCGGTTGCGTTGCACCAACTGCCGGACATCGCCGCCGGCGATGTGCTGGGAAGCTGCATGATCAACATTGCAATCATCGCGGCGCTGGATTTCATCTATCGCAAGGAACCGATCCTTGCGTCCGGCGACCGCGCTCACATTCTCAACGCAGCCTTTGGCATTGCCCTCCTCGCCGTCGCTAATATCTCACTACTGCTCGGGAATCGCGTTCCATCAATCGGATGGATTGGCATCTACACACCCATCCTGCTCGCCGGATATCTCCTAGCCGTCCGGATGTTGTTTCGCATGGAGTCTGGCCGGGATTCGGAAACAGAATCCGGCGATGAAGCCGAAGCAACCCGCCGCGCGTCGCGAAAGCGGGTGTATCTTGGTTTCTCGATTCACGCCCTGATGATCATCGCCGCCGCCACATGGCTTCCAAAGGTCGGGGAACGGATCGCGGAGCAAACTGGCCTGGAGCAGAGTTTTGTAGGAACACTCTTCATTGCCTGGTCCACATCCCTTCCCGAATTCGTTGTAACCTTCACGGCGCTTCGTCACGGCGCTGTTCATCTCGCGCTCGGAAACCTGTTCGGCAGCAATACATTCAACCTGGCAATTCTCGCGATCGAGGACATTGCCTACACCAAAGGACCGCTCCTCGAAGCCGTGTCACGAAGCCATTCTGTCAGTTCCAACGCCGCCATTCTCATGACCGCGATCGCCGTGGTTGGACTGGTGACCCGCAGCAAATCACAGAAGCTTGGTTTCGGCCTCGCTTCCATCATGTTGTTCATCGTTTACGCCAGCGGAACCGCCATCAGCTACATGATGGGTCTAGGCAGCGCGGAGGAGTCACAATGA
- a CDS encoding alpha-amylase family protein has protein sequence MNCRWYQEAVIYSLDVDTFKDSNGDGIGDFEGLRQSCRYLAALGVNCLWLLPFYPSPNRDNGYDVTDYYSVDPRLGTMGDFVQFTDEAQKHKMRVMVDLVLNHTSREHPWFKEACRSRTSPFHKYYVWRYEKPPDTAHEAIFPPEQKGIWTYEKQVKAWYLHRFYSHQPDLNIDHPPVREEMKKIMAFWLKLGVAGFRVDAVPFLVELHGMRDGKPHQALNYDFLEEFRTFLTWVKGDAIMLAEANVGRLDQLEYYGDNNRMHMVFNFLVNQALFLSLAQESAQPLAASLAEMPPIPEQCQWGMFLRNHDELSLDRLSEEQREICFSRFAPQKRMRIFARGIRRRLAPMLRGDRRRLLLAYSLLFSLPGTPVLWYGEELGMGDDLRQPGRFSVRNPMQWSSETNGGFSSAPKNKLLRPVVDTGNFSYRHVNVESAQRDPGSLLNAVEQMIRVRQQYPQFGCGTFRLLPTNRPRQILAHGCGGDENLMVAIHNFTGTAQKVALRMDHVTRGIASDALRGEEHSITQGRCDFKMEPFGYRWVRIRRM, from the coding sequence ATGAACTGCCGCTGGTACCAGGAAGCCGTAATCTACAGCCTCGACGTCGATACGTTCAAGGATTCCAACGGCGATGGCATTGGCGATTTCGAAGGGCTTCGCCAAAGCTGCCGCTATCTCGCAGCCCTGGGAGTGAACTGCTTGTGGCTTCTGCCGTTCTATCCCTCGCCGAACCGTGACAATGGATACGACGTAACCGATTACTACAGCGTTGACCCACGCCTGGGCACCATGGGCGACTTCGTGCAATTCACGGATGAGGCGCAAAAACACAAGATGCGCGTAATGGTCGATCTTGTGCTCAATCACACCTCGCGCGAACACCCCTGGTTCAAGGAAGCCTGCCGCAGCCGAACATCCCCCTTTCACAAATACTACGTGTGGCGCTACGAAAAACCGCCGGACACCGCGCACGAAGCCATCTTTCCGCCTGAGCAAAAGGGCATCTGGACTTACGAAAAACAGGTCAAGGCCTGGTACCTGCATCGGTTCTATTCACATCAGCCCGACCTCAACATCGACCATCCCCCAGTGCGCGAGGAGATGAAGAAGATCATGGCGTTCTGGCTCAAGCTCGGAGTCGCGGGATTCCGGGTCGATGCTGTCCCATTCCTGGTGGAGCTTCACGGTATGCGCGACGGCAAGCCGCACCAGGCGCTCAACTATGACTTCCTCGAGGAATTCCGGACCTTTCTGACATGGGTCAAGGGCGACGCCATCATGCTGGCCGAGGCGAATGTGGGGCGGCTGGATCAGCTTGAATATTACGGCGATAACAATCGCATGCACATGGTGTTCAACTTCCTCGTAAACCAGGCGCTGTTCCTCTCGCTGGCCCAGGAATCAGCACAGCCGCTCGCTGCAAGCCTGGCGGAAATGCCGCCCATTCCAGAGCAGTGCCAGTGGGGCATGTTCCTGCGCAATCACGACGAGCTTTCCCTGGATCGCCTTTCCGAAGAGCAGCGCGAGATCTGCTTTTCCCGCTTCGCCCCGCAGAAACGCATGAGGATTTTCGCGCGCGGCATTCGCCGCCGCCTCGCTCCGATGTTGCGGGGTGACCGTCGCCGTCTTCTCCTCGCCTACAGCCTCCTCTTCTCCCTGCCCGGCACTCCCGTTCTCTGGTACGGCGAGGAACTGGGGATGGGCGACGACCTGCGACAGCCCGGCCGGTTCAGCGTCCGCAACCCGATGCAGTGGTCCTCCGAAACCAATGGCGGATTCTCCAGCGCGCCGAAAAACAAACTGCTTCGACCTGTCGTGGACACGGGAAACTTTTCGTATCGGCACGTGAATGTGGAAAGCGCACAACGCGATCCCGGCTCGCTGCTGAATGCAGTTGAACAGATGATCCGCGTGCGACAGCAATATCCGCAATTTGGTTGCGGAACCTTTCGCCTGCTTCCCACAAATCGGCCGCGACAAATCCTGGCGCATGGATGCGGCGGCGACGAAAACCTCATGGTGGCCATTCATAACTTCACGGGCACCGCACAAAAGGTTGCGCTGCGAATGGATCACGTCACACGAGGCATTGCTTCCGATGCCCTCCGCGGCGAGGAACATTCCATCACCCAAGGCCGCTGCGATTTCAAAATGGAACCGTTTGGTTATCGCTGGGTGAGAATCAGAAGAATGTGA
- a CDS encoding SDR family oxidoreductase, translating into MKRIVVITGASAGIGRATARAFAQDGADLALLARGTDGLDAAQKEVEAMGRRCIIIPLDVADASAMETAAEQTERELGPIDVWVNNAMVSVFSPVKETPPEEFKRVTDVTYLGYVYGTLAALKRMLPRDRGVIVQVGSALAYRGIPLQAAYCGAKHAIEGFCDSLRTELIHDRSRVKVTLVQMPAVNTPQFGWVKSRLPNRAQPVPPIFQPEIAADAILHASRHPKREYILGWPSLKAIWGNKVATDYADRVLAKKGIASQQTDQPEDPDRPHNLWDPVAGDHGAHGRFDARASRWSFQWWLSKHRYPVLGGLLAALVATALVKTHRGNR; encoded by the coding sequence ATGAAACGAATTGTTGTCATCACAGGCGCTTCGGCAGGAATCGGACGCGCGACCGCTCGAGCCTTCGCTCAGGACGGGGCCGACCTTGCCCTTCTTGCGCGAGGCACTGACGGGCTCGATGCAGCGCAAAAGGAAGTTGAGGCAATGGGACGCCGCTGCATCATCATTCCTCTCGACGTGGCAGACGCATCGGCCATGGAAACCGCGGCGGAACAAACTGAGCGCGAGCTTGGACCGATCGACGTGTGGGTGAACAACGCAATGGTATCCGTCTTTTCGCCCGTCAAGGAAACGCCGCCCGAGGAATTCAAACGCGTCACCGACGTCACATATCTCGGTTATGTGTATGGCACGCTTGCGGCCCTCAAACGAATGTTGCCGCGCGACAGGGGCGTCATCGTGCAGGTGGGTTCTGCTCTGGCGTACCGGGGCATTCCATTGCAGGCCGCGTATTGCGGTGCAAAGCACGCGATCGAGGGTTTCTGCGATTCGTTGCGAACGGAACTGATTCACGATCGCAGCCGCGTGAAGGTGACCCTGGTGCAGATGCCCGCTGTCAACACGCCCCAATTCGGATGGGTGAAGAGCCGCCTTCCCAATCGCGCGCAACCCGTTCCGCCCATCTTTCAACCGGAAATTGCCGCAGATGCAATCCTCCACGCATCCAGGCATCCGAAGCGCGAATACATTCTTGGCTGGCCATCATTGAAAGCGATCTGGGGGAACAAAGTGGCGACGGATTACGCAGACCGCGTCCTGGCGAAAAAGGGAATTGCTTCCCAACAAACCGATCAGCCCGAAGATCCGGATCGTCCTCACAACCTCTGGGATCCCGTGGCGGGCGATCATGGCGCGCACGGGCGTTTCGATGCGCGCGCCTCCCGCTGGAGTTTTCAATGGTGGCTTTCGAAACATCGTTATCCTGTTCTCGGAGGTCTCCTCGCGGCGCTCGTTGCAACCGCGCTAGTGAAGACCCACCGCGGGAATCGATGA